GGGgtataaatgtacaaataagAGGGCCTGGCGGTGAAACTATGCCTCCTAATTTTCCAACTCATACTGTGCCCTTAAACTTAAAGTATGCATGTTTTTGTTACGGAAAAGTGCATAGAGAATGACAATAATTGGTTAATAAATGGTTAAGAATAACAGTATCttaaaatgttgtttaatgaTATGCAGTTCCGAAGataatcaaataatttaaatgtacatgtaTGCATTGGGAAACTCTTTTATTCAGTCTATTATTTGTTTCTTAGGAATCAAACCTTATTGCATACTGTCGTTTCCCATGCTGTACTTGTATTTTAAATCAGTTACAGTATGTAGTGTACTTTCAGCAGTACAGTAGTATTACAATCAAAACAAAGCCTTTGATATTTAGTTTATAATCATTATTTGATCAATTTATCTTGTTTTACAGGTGCCGTTATGCCTGAACGTAAGAAATCTGTAAACATGGATGAAAAAGAGCCGAGCAACAAGGACAGGGATGCGGAGAGACAGGCTGGCACATCCCGCGAGAAGAGTAAAGACGAGAGCAAAATGAGCGGAAAGAAAGACGGAGGAAAGACGGCGGAAGAGAAGAAGAGACGAGCGGAGGAGGAGAGGAAAAGGAAGGAGGAAAAGGAGAGGAAGAAGAAAGAGGAGGAGAAGCAGAAAGCTGAGgaggaacagagaaagaaagaggagGATGAAAAGAGACAgcaggaggaggaggagaaaaGGCTGCTGGAAGAAGAAGCTAAACGACAGAAAGAGGAGCAGGCTGCTCAACTCAAGTAAGAGCTCTAGGGTGAAAGGTTACCATCATGAAGAGATTTCGGGCaatattttaaatgtcattctagttttatttagggctgGGCAATTTAGGAATGCAGCGATTAACCCGTTTACTATATGGCTAGgtactatactctcattctggcgtaataatcaatggctttgctgctgtaacatggctgcaggaggcgcaatgatattacgcagcagccgaaataGTACCCTTAGTAACTTTCGTTAGCACATACTGCTTTATCTTTACTAGACAGCAAAGTTTGATTcatttgtgtctgtgtgtattcagGGAGAAGGAGGAGGCTGAACAGCTCCACCAGGAGGCGTGGGAACGGCACCATAGCAGGAAGGACCTCCGTGGAAAGAACCAACACGCACAAGAGACGCGTCCAGAGGAGGCTTTCTTCAGCCGTCTAGACTCCAGTCTGAAAAAGAACACAGCGTTTGTCAAGAAGCTCCGCACGCTCACAGAGCAGCAGCGCGCCTCCCTCTCGCAAGACTTCAACTCTCTCAACCTTAGCAAGTACATCGGTGAGGCCGTGAGCTCCATGGTAGAGGCCAAGCTGAAAATCTCCGACGTGGGATGCGCCGTGCACCTCTGCTCCCTGTTCCACCAACGCTATGCGGAGTTTGCTCCGCTGCTGCTGGCTGCGTGGAAGAGGAACTTCGAGGCCAGAAAAGAGGAGAAGACGCCCAACGTGAGCAAGCTGCGGACTGACCTGCGCTTCATCGCCGAGCTCACCGTCGTGGGGCTGTTCACGGATAAGGAGGGTCTCTCGCTCATCTACGAGCAGTTGAAAAACATCATCGGTGTCGACCGAGAGACGCACACCCACGTGTCCGTCATCATCAGCTTCTGCAAGCACTGCGGAGATGACGTCGCCGGCCTGGTGCCCCGGAAGGTCAAAAACGCTTCGGAGAAGTTCGGCTTGTCTTTCCCGCCCAGTCAGATCATCAGTGCAGAGAAACAACAGCCGTTCCAGAACCTGCTGAGGGAATATTTCACCTCGCTCACCAAACACCTGAAGAAAGACCACAGAGAATTACAAAACATCGAGAGACAGAACAGGTCAGTCCAGGTTACTCTAGCGGTGTAACTGATGCTGATATCTCAGACTCAAAGTATCTTGTTGGCTTGACAAAACCTGTCCTGAAAGCCTTGACATTTAAATGGACGATTAAGAAAGATTAGGGGTACTGTACGCTTACTTTCTCTCTGTGTTTCTCTGTAGGCGTATTCTGCACTCCAAAGGAGAGCTCAGTGAAGACCGACACAAGCAGTATGAGGAGTTCGCCACCTCCTATCAGAAGCTTTTGGCAAACACGCAGACTCTGGCTGATCTACTGGATGAGAATATGCCTGAACTTCCTCAAGATAAAACTGTCCAGGAAGGTCCGATATCTCTGTCTATTTTTCTTTACTCTACAGAGAAATCTTTCTGcttaaatatttatgtttgacgTGATGTTTTGTGTGTGCTGTATGTGACAGACCACGGTCCAGGCATTGATATCTTCACTCCAGGAAAGCCAGGGGAGTATGACCTGGAGGGCGGGATTTGGGAGGACGAGGATGCTCGTAACTTCTACGAGAATCTGGTGGATCTGAAAGCGTTTGTTCCTGCCATCCTTTTCAAAGACAATGAGAAGAGCAGTCAGATCATCAAAGGTACTGAACAAACCTacctgaaataaaagaaagggtaATGCATTATAGGATGCATTATTTCATGCATGTATACTGCAGTTTTTGGCAAAAGTAGCAATAAATCCACTTATTGTATACATTTAGGAAACATTAGAGGTTGTGACTGTAAAGaaatagactgtaaaaaagatggacgacgcaacCTCGGCTTCCTCCATTGTTATGAattaaagccaaaaatgtccgccCATGggcgccgccatgttacgtaaaaaagttagtttggagccaaggcatgccaagaaggaatcgtccgtggagccagaggtgGAGCCGCGGTTTCAAACTTGCGCCCAAACGCTTGGgcgaccaattcaaccacgccaatcataacgacacgccccatttctatagcatcaaatttcaagctaaaatgaaacttatcacaaaaatgaacacttgaacatatatcagcttgataacaactacttgaaaggaccaaaaccaccaagtgtaaatcattttatatttagagcagagtcccattcgtttgaatggagagggtggggtttatgacttgtactgcagccagcaccagggggcgatcaaagagcaagcggcttcacttttcaagacttcTGAGGCACACCCGGGTAGtgacattaactctttccccgtcttTGACGAGTTATtctgtcaattaagagaaaacatttgcataaaaaaactaatttataaaaaacctgtagcaaaatattatttaccaattttaaactctgtgtatgttttaataatcgttctgaatctgatcactcacaaaattccttcacaaaaatgcaattatttaagctttttgttaaaaaatatattttttaagaaaaatacccatatttaagagtttataagcagaaaaaaatatagataggatgaaaagttttttttccattttgtttgtttgtttgtttattgtttgtttgaaagcagaaggtctgttctttcattggatatatttgtatgtttatatattttttgaagaaaactttcttggaaggcattttgtgaaacttttgtccaggggcggagtgggaccaaaaaatctaccgggaaatttcgtataccaccggccctccgtggtaaaaaaaatgtctcgtagcctatttgtagtaaaactagggtaatacaaatcgtaatcaatttgcacaaaaaaaaacattttcataatattaataaaatcattaaatcatggctaattttcctaaatgagtaactatacaaaattatacctgtttgaaagacggagttgcgcacctgtcaatcagctattacataacagagcaaggccagagatgaatgtgctcataaacggagtaatatggaataatttgtgcatctttgaataactgtaagaatatttcctttaaatataatttttgtcatataaagttttgagagataataatgttttttccacggttattgcttatttattttaacatgtttggcgcattacctcagagattatttcagtaatattgcttttttcctgctaataataatacaatttacatgccaatcctgcttccttgtctttttattaatttcattatgctgtaatgttaatttatatgtggatatttaatggcatatgagacgagacgttcattgccgttatattatctcgtctaatattcaaatcatatccggaataatgtgtgcatctagAATACAGAttcatttgaaaatattttttgtcaaagttttgagaaataataatgttgtgaggatatttatatatttcagttgaatactctcatctattaatatggaaatctaatagtaggaaatataaaatgtgatactgcaaagttacccttctaaattttatttattatatatagccatatggatataaacctttgcaaatgtgctgattttatccattcatgtactgaccaccaggctagagattttaaacatccttaatccacactttctatcaaatagtctccgcttgatggatcaatccAACCGCGGATGTACTGAAATAAACAAGCATTcagcgacgcggcttttcacatcaaaggccgagaggctatgcaatttggagaggggccgttcaataatcctaaaaaaaatcctaaacatggttggacctgccgaacaggttgagcacttttatatagccTACGGTGTTGAGgaaagaggctgcacagtttgaccagagggaagcggccgcacatcaggccGCCAGACAGGGTTACTATATGACTTGCAATGTATCAGAGCGGCcctcgcagcctcaaaacactaccggcccaccgggaaatgtcccgactctcccaatggccactccgctactgcttttgtgaaaatagggctgtcacggtaACCGCATTACCGCCTGACCGCGCTACTGACAAGCCCAACCGCATGGAAAAAAAGCAACCGCAACAACCGCGCCTTTTCACGTTAAATTCACGAAACTATATGCAGCCTTGTTTTTCACGTCATGCAgtacatgtataataaaggccaaATAGATTGTCAAGAGTTAAGAGAGTAGGCCAATTTGTTTTTCGtaaatttcaattaaaaatgtaatggcgcttttccattgcatagtaccccacggtttagtttagtttgggtcgggtcacctcactttggcatagttagcttttccatcgagtttactATCACTTCGCAGTGAGAGGGATtttaggcgtgtcgttatatttgcgctgcccacagatgtgacatcatacaagtgagaggagagcgttgttgtacattcccatacatttatttatttctcagtccgccacaaaattaaaattctggCCACCagaaatagatgtttgcacatcgcgtttatcactacctctgtatcacatgacagtttcaaaCACCCGCGGCGTCagccgacggcgctccgctgagcctcactgaagttgcatataatgctgacgtgctagTCGCGattgttccgccacaaactgcaagcctggaaaaaactgttatggtgtccctgattctcaacatgtggatgtttttcgtcgctaaaagggtgttagggaacttatagcagagcacagatgacaacatgtttgctcgagacagcgcaagctaacctagcacaggtaaagctagcgatgacgctgttagtgacgtttctttcagcccaatcagtgatctacagtgttttcgcgtcacgtttggtatcagctcgggtcgcttggaaccccaaccaaggtggtacgaaaaaaagtatcgggtaccacgtactgcacctaatggaaaagctcccaaaagtggGCTGACCCGACCCAGACTGAACCGggccgtggggtactatgcaatggaaaagcgccataatacttcatatttcgttaaatcatagtgaatgtgtgaaaaagtaaAACTGAGATGACGTCTCCctctagatgcagttttaaagattaaaagtacTTTAATATAACTGATCAACCCAAATAACGCCAAAATATAACTGGTTGCTTACCAGTATTAAAACCTCATAAAAAAGACCTTTATAGGTTTTTTCTTTGTGCATCTGCAGCGTCCGCCCCGTGGATGCAGCCAATATAACGCCGCGGTTGCTTTTGTGAACTGACTGACTGCACACTTgactttcacatttaaataTCCAAGTTCttcatcaacagtatctgcgtgaaactttataaacattgatgatcatctgccgactcgactgtttTATCACATCCTCTATACACGGagagtctgctttattaacggcttttcgctccgcgtgagctaaacgtttccgctttttgcttttttactcgcatataattctacatattttcgacaAAGGAAGACACAGGCTATAATGTAAGTTAttatagatagcatttaagcttgttctgaaatgatgacaaatcagTGTGACTGAATATGACCTCTccagcttaatttagccaaaataatgatacattcgttttcatactttatacacgttataatataatttatctactaatatattattaaaaatgcccttaattattatgcattgctttctgtattgcattcgttttgtgcatttacaggtgcacaaatactggctaattttaatttctttaagacactgcTGTGTTCTCTATTGGCCGATGCTCTGTTAATTTTGGCTTAACAAGCCTAAATGATGTTCTTGAattaatttttgttttctcaaaaatatatttagctgtagtatagcttgtgttaatcttttttcataaggggaaatCCATGTAGCCTACACTTATTAGTTGACCTCATTGTTCtggattttaaaaataattttatattagtAAATGAAGGCGGTAAAACCGCATACCGCGCTGGTGAGCCACGCAAAATCACAGCAAGGGAAATTCCTTCACCGCGACAGCGCtatgtgaaaatcacaaaaaaattctggctacaacttttaaaaaaatgtctggcagggaatgagttaagaatCAAATCTGACACATAGCAGGTCTTTGTATCATTTATACATCCTTCAAGTTTCGTAGATTAAAACCTCTCCTTTTCAATAGCAAAAGCATTTCTGTAATGGttctctgaaaaaaaaatggctggatTAGTGACATACATAAAtagattaaaggtgcagtgtgtaaattttagcggcatctagtggtgaggttgcgaattgcaaccagcggctcagtccactgctcacctcttgcttttgaaacacatagagaagctacggtagctgccaccagacaaacatgtaatcgtgggagacaacttagtaaagaAGTTTGTCTTTTAgtggcttctgtagaaacatggctgcacaaaatggcggctttcatgtaaggggacccgcagtgtatgtagataaaaacgtctcattctaaggcaataaacacataacagttcattatgaaaggtctttattcACCCCTGATTAATTAGTTTAGCATATTCTGTCAAAagagagatccttctaaaaattacacactgcacctttaagtttcaGGCAAAAAAGACACAGCACATTGTTGTATCGTTTGGCTCTGCCCaaaacacatgtaacagtccctatAAAAATGTGggtatgtttttgttgcagAGGAGCGTGAGGGGAACAGTACAGAGGAGTTGGAGATGGAGCTGGAGGCTCTGGACATCACCGATGACCCTTTGGATCTGGACGTAGCTGATGAGACTGAGAGTGAAGAACTGGCAAAAAAAATACTGGATGAACAAGGTATAGACAACACACACTAGGCaaccaatatataaaacaacacacacacaccactcAACCTGCATCTCAAAGGTGTGTAGCTGTGTGTTGTGTCTCCTTTAGGACAGGCTTTAGTTAATAGAGAGCAAAGCATTTTCCAAAAGTCCATCTCagaaatgtttttctcttgACAACAGTCAAGATATTGTGTGAGATCATAAGATGTGAGGACTTTCTGTGTTATGTTTATTCAGAACAAGAGGATGAGGAGGCCAGCACCGGCTCTCATCTCAAACTCATTGTGGATGCCTTCATCCAGCAGCTGCCAAACTGCATCAACCGAGACTTAATTGATAAGGTGAGTAGTTACACACAAAACACTGTTCATAGCCCTAATCCTTTGCTTTGAGTATTAAAACGCACACATACACCAACAATACTAACATTTTGAGAACAGAAAGTGCACTGTGATTCCCTGTATAAACCATGTGTGCGCTCTCTCAGGCCGCGATGGACTTCTGTATGAATATGAACACAAAATCGAATCGCAGAAAGTTGGTTCGGGCTCTCTTCACTGTGCCTAGGCAAAGGTGTGTTTATTTCCCTGCTATCTGTTGGTCTCGtggccactaggtggtgctgcaGTTCTGTTTAAGATCttattttgtttgtgttcaGGCTGGATCTTTTGCCGTTTTACTCTCGCCTGGTGGCCACTCTGCACCCGTGTATGTCTGATGTGGCAGAAGATCTCTGCTCGATGCTCAAGGGAGATTTCCGCTTCCATGTGAGTAACATGAAAATAACCAAATTAATttgtgttaaaggggacatatcatgaaaatcagactttttccatgtttaagtgctataattgggtccccagtgcttctatccatctataaaatgtgaaaaagatcaacccagtaacttagttttagtaaagcattctctgcaagcatgtggaaacgtaggtcattgaaatttgactccctttgtgatgtcagcaGGGGATagtgccccttaatctgcactattcaaccacagcACTCCCATTTAGTGgtgagatcagctcatttgcattttaaaggacacacctccaaaaaaaacagcaaatttttgctAACACCTACAATTTTAAcataattatataaattatctatatggtattttgtgctaaaacttcacatactctGGGATCAGCAAAGATTtgtttgacatctttaaaaagtcttaatcAAATGTACCCTTTAAGCGAGTGGTCCTGTGTGTGTCTCATAGATCAGAAAGAAGGACCAAATTAACATCGAGACCAAGAATAAGACGGTGAGGTTTATCGGGGAACTGGCCAAATTCAAGATGTTTTCCAAAACCGACACACTGCACTGTCTCAAGGTGAGAACAACACCAGCACGCACAGATGTTTACAGACAGCACATACAGATCTTAATTCAGATGTTTCTCTAACGCACTGTCTCAAGATGTTGCTGTCTGATTTCTCTCATCATCATATCGAGATGGCCTGCACACTGCTGGAGACGTGTGGACGATTTCTCTTCCGCTCACCAGACTCTCACCTGCGCACCAGCGTTTTACTGGTTCGTcctctcaaacacacacacacacatacgcacacatgcatgcattcaAATCTGACACAGCATTTACAATGACCCTACTGCGTTTTTAGGATCAAATGATGCGTAAGAAACAGGCTCAGCATCTGGACGTGCGTTACATCACGATGGTCGAGAACGCGTATTACTACTGTAACCCTCCGCCAATGGAGAAGACGGTCCGCAGGAAGAGACCGCCGCTGCAGGAGTACATCCGCAAACTCCTCTATAAAGATTTGTCAAAGGTCACCACTGAAAAAGTAAGTCACTCCCCACCCTCAAAACCTGTTTTCATAGCACACTTCAAAAAATAATACGTTAAGATGTTCATACAGTACATACTTGTTTACATACAAGGAAAATGATGCTCAGACCGAATCGTTTGGGTGTGAATAATTGTTTATTTCACtcattataaaataaacacacattatAATGTTTGTTTCTGTGTGTGCAGGTGTTAAGACAGATGAGGAAGTTACCGTGGAATGACTCTGACAGTAAAAGTTATCTGATATGCTGTATGGTCAACATTTGGAACGTCAAATATAACAGCATCCACTGCGTGGCCAATCTGCTGGCTGGATTAGTGGCCTATCAGGAGGACGTGGGCATTCACGTGGTGGACGGCATGCTGGAGGACATCCGCCTCGGGATggaggtgtgtgtgtgcccaTATACAAAGTCTACTGTTGAGGAGCTACTGCAttgtttatttatacagtacattACATCATTAAAGGAGGAACATTTCAttgtttctgtttgttattgGACACGTTATATAAAAAGTACACACATAGAACGATGATGCGTTTGAGGAACTAactttgaaatgtaaaagaaTGTGATACTGGCAACGTCAAGGTCATTGGTTCAGTCCCCAAAAAGGTGTAAATCTTTTTCCATGATCTGATTCCTAATGTCGATTCATTTTTTAGGTAAACCAGCCCAAGTTTAACCAGCGGCGAATCAGCAGCGCTAAGTTTCTGGGCGAGCTGTACAACTATCGCATGGTGGAATCTGCCGTCATCTTCCGAACTCTCTTCTCCTTCATCTCGTTCGGCGTGAACGCCGACGGTTCCCCGAGTATTCTCGATCCCCCCGAGCATCTGTTCCGTATACGTCTGGTCTGCACCCTCCTGGACACCTGCGGTCAGTACTTTGACCGTGGATCCAGCAAGAAGAAGCTTGACTGCTTCCTTATCTACTTCCAGGTTAGCCCCTTAATTTGAACCGGCGAATATaaatttaggtgtgatgtttcaggactctcactctctctccctctgtATGTAGAGGTACGTCTGGTGGAAGAAAAGTTTAGACGTGTGGACTAAAGACCAGCCGTTCCCCATCGATATCGAGTACATGATCACCGACACACTGGAGCTACTGCGACCCAAAATGAAGCTGTGCTCGTCTCTGGATGAAGCTTGTGGTCAGGTCACACAGCTGGAGAGAGAGTTCCTCATTAAACTGGGTAAAGACAAAAGTgtgggtgtgtgtttgtggctTTACCGGTTGATCTGCTCCTGTTTCTAACTTCCTGTCTGGCAGCATTCCCCACACTGCTTCAGTGATTCTCTCTTCACACCCGCATGCCTGACGTGTTCAGAGATAGAGCAGCATTCCTTCAGGAGGTGGAATACTGTCAGATAGAATTGATTTTCTGgaatgctgtgtgtgtgtgtgtgtgtggcctGTCTGGTTTTAAACTAACTTTCCAGGTAAATCTTTAACACTGGTTTATTTTTATCTCTTGGAGAAACCGGATGCTG
The sequence above is a segment of the Misgurnus anguillicaudatus chromosome 1, ASM2758022v2, whole genome shotgun sequence genome. Coding sequences within it:
- the upf2 gene encoding regulator of nonsense transcripts 2 encodes the protein MPERKKSVNMDEKEPSNKDRDAERQAGTSREKSKDESKMSGKKDGGKTAEEKKRRAEEERKRKEEKERKKKEEEKQKAEEEQRKKEEDEKRQQEEEEKRLLEEEAKRQKEEQAAQLKEKEEAEQLHQEAWERHHSRKDLRGKNQHAQETRPEEAFFSRLDSSLKKNTAFVKKLRTLTEQQRASLSQDFNSLNLSKYIGEAVSSMVEAKLKISDVGCAVHLCSLFHQRYAEFAPLLLAAWKRNFEARKEEKTPNVSKLRTDLRFIAELTVVGLFTDKEGLSLIYEQLKNIIGVDRETHTHVSVIISFCKHCGDDVAGLVPRKVKNASEKFGLSFPPSQIISAEKQQPFQNLLREYFTSLTKHLKKDHRELQNIERQNRRILHSKGELSEDRHKQYEEFATSYQKLLANTQTLADLLDENMPELPQDKTVQEDHGPGIDIFTPGKPGEYDLEGGIWEDEDARNFYENLVDLKAFVPAILFKDNEKSSQIIKEEREGNSTEELEMELEALDITDDPLDLDVADETESEELAKKILDEQEQEDEEASTGSHLKLIVDAFIQQLPNCINRDLIDKAAMDFCMNMNTKSNRRKLVRALFTVPRQRLDLLPFYSRLVATLHPCMSDVAEDLCSMLKGDFRFHIRKKDQINIETKNKTVRFIGELAKFKMFSKTDTLHCLKMLLSDFSHHHIEMACTLLETCGRFLFRSPDSHLRTSVLLDQMMRKKQAQHLDVRYITMVENAYYYCNPPPMEKTVRRKRPPLQEYIRKLLYKDLSKVTTEKVLRQMRKLPWNDSDSKSYLICCMVNIWNVKYNSIHCVANLLAGLVAYQEDVGIHVVDGMLEDIRLGMEVNQPKFNQRRISSAKFLGELYNYRMVESAVIFRTLFSFISFGVNADGSPSILDPPEHLFRIRLVCTLLDTCGQYFDRGSSKKKLDCFLIYFQRYVWWKKSLDVWTKDQPFPIDIEYMITDTLELLRPKMKLCSSLDEACGQVTQLEREFLIKLGLEKDGRSSSMMGENEALDEEDDDDEDEGGAETEEQSGNESEMNDPEEEEGSENEEEEHEEEEENTDYLTDSNKENETDEENNEVTIRGGGLKHVACAEDEDFIQALDKMMLENLQQRSGEAVKVHQLDVAIPLQLKSQLKKSPAPSCTAEADADISDTMPFVMLTRKGNKQQFKILNVPLSSHLAANHFNQQQAEQEERMRMKKLTLDINERQEQEDYQEMMQSLAQRPAPANTNRERRPRYQHPKGAPNADLIFKTGGRRR